One window from the genome of Halofilum ochraceum encodes:
- a CDS encoding 3'-5' exonuclease, whose translation MNPLGLIYDTETTGIPDWHSPSDSEHQPHIVQIAARLVDLETRNTVQMIDLIVRPAGWEIPQDVVDIHGITTERAYEIGVPERVALDALLPLWQAAEVRIGHSENFDARILRIALKRYYGDQLADAWKAGNAACTGRLGQKAMQTGRRMPKLTEAYEHYLGEEYEGAHSALADVDACMAVYFAMTDEQEKEPATA comes from the coding sequence ATGAACCCCCTGGGCCTTATCTACGACACAGAGACAACAGGTATCCCCGACTGGCACAGCCCGTCGGACAGCGAGCACCAGCCGCATATCGTCCAGATCGCCGCGCGCCTGGTCGACCTTGAAACCCGGAACACGGTGCAGATGATCGACCTGATCGTCCGGCCGGCCGGGTGGGAGATCCCGCAGGACGTGGTCGACATTCACGGAATCACGACCGAGCGGGCATATGAGATCGGCGTGCCTGAGCGGGTCGCGCTGGATGCCCTGCTCCCCCTCTGGCAGGCCGCGGAGGTCCGTATCGGCCACAGCGAGAACTTCGACGCGCGGATTCTGCGAATCGCGCTCAAGCGCTACTACGGCGACCAGCTCGCCGACGCGTGGAAGGCCGGCAACGCGGCCTGTACCGGGCGGCTCGGCCAGAAGGCCATGCAGACCGGCCGGCGGATGCCGAAGCTCACCGAAGCCTACGAGCACTACCTCGGCGAGGAGTACGAGGGCGCGCACAGCGCGCTCGCCGACGTCGACGCCTGTATGGCCGTCTACTTCGCCATGACCGACGAGCAGGAGAAGGAGCCAGCGACAGCATGA
- the recT gene encoding recombination protein RecT: MAAQTETLDNLRGQAGGQSQPPAQKGINYFLKNNQAEIKRALPRHMDADRMARIAMTEMRRTPDLLNADPKTLFGAVIQASQLGLEPGGALGHCYLLPFVENRGKRNEQTTVQLIIGYRGMIDLARRSGQIVSLRARAVYEQDEFHYEFGLREDLTHKPYEGENAGELTHVYAVAELKDGGVQFEVLPIAKIEAIRKSRKGAKAKAADERGPWSTHYAEMAKKSAIRALFKYLPVSVELQRAVAIDEQGDAGMQHNDDVLDLDPSDWSTADAPAAEPEAPAAEASANDSGDNSGPSGDEIVQAIRQAPNREELDVRMDASRDLTGDALAEAQKAYRDRSKELEGDSGAQNDMGLD; this comes from the coding sequence ATGGCAGCCCAAACCGAAACACTCGACAACCTGCGCGGACAGGCCGGCGGCCAGAGCCAGCCGCCGGCACAGAAGGGGATCAACTACTTCCTCAAGAACAACCAGGCGGAGATCAAGCGCGCCCTGCCGCGCCACATGGACGCCGATCGCATGGCGCGTATCGCCATGACGGAAATGCGCCGCACCCCGGACCTGTTGAACGCCGATCCCAAAACGCTGTTCGGCGCCGTGATCCAGGCCAGCCAGCTCGGACTCGAGCCCGGTGGCGCGCTCGGCCATTGCTACCTGCTGCCGTTCGTCGAGAACCGGGGCAAGCGCAACGAACAGACCACGGTGCAGCTCATCATCGGCTATCGCGGGATGATCGACCTGGCCCGCCGCTCGGGGCAGATCGTGAGCCTGCGGGCCCGCGCGGTCTACGAACAGGACGAGTTCCACTACGAGTTCGGCCTGCGCGAGGATCTCACGCACAAGCCGTATGAAGGCGAGAACGCGGGCGAGCTGACGCACGTGTACGCGGTCGCCGAGCTGAAAGACGGCGGCGTGCAGTTCGAAGTGCTCCCGATCGCCAAGATCGAAGCGATCCGCAAGTCCCGCAAGGGTGCGAAGGCCAAGGCCGCCGACGAGCGCGGCCCGTGGAGCACCCACTACGCCGAAATGGCGAAGAAGTCCGCGATCCGGGCCCTGTTCAAGTACCTGCCCGTGTCCGTGGAGCTGCAGCGCGCCGTTGCGATCGACGAACAGGGCGACGCCGGGATGCAGCACAACGACGACGTCCTCGACCTCGACCCGTCCGACTGGAGCACGGCCGACGCGCCGGCCGCCGAACCGGAGGCGCCAGCGGCCGAGGCCAGCGCCAACGACAGTGGCGACAACAGCGGCCCGTCGGGCGACGAGATCGTGCAGGCGATCCGCCAGGCGCCGAACCGCGAGGAGCTGGACGTGCGGATGGACGCCTCGCGCGACCTGACCGGCGACGCACTCGCCGAAGCGCAGAAGGCGTACCGGGATCGCAGCAAGGAGCTGGAAGGCGACTCCGGCGCGCAGAACGACATGGGCCTCGACTGA